A region of Anguilla anguilla isolate fAngAng1 chromosome 18, fAngAng1.pri, whole genome shotgun sequence DNA encodes the following proteins:
- the eif4ebp2 gene encoding eukaryotic translation initiation factor 4E-binding protein 2, whose amino-acid sequence MSTSRQFSESRAIPTRTVLINDTTQLPHDYCTTPGGTLFSTTPGGTRIIYDRKFLLDRRNSPIAQTPPAHLPVIPGVTSQNIIMENRKNEANKMNNHDGKHGGGEDAQFEMDI is encoded by the exons ATGTCGACCAGTCGTCAGTTCAGTGAAAGCCGGGCCATCCCGACCAGGACGGTGCTGATCAACGACACAACGCAGCTACCTCACGATTACTGTACCACACCTGGAGGCACTTTATTCTCAACTACTCCCGGAG GCACCCGCATTATCTACGACCGCAAGTTCCTGCTGGACCGGCGCAACTCCCCCATCGCCCAGActccccccgcccacctgcccGTCATCCCCGGGGTGACCAGCCAAAACATCATCATGGAGAACAGGAAGAACGAAGCCAACAAAATGAATAACCACGATGGCAAGCACGGTGGGG GTGAGGACGCACAGTTCGAGATGGACATCTAG
- the csgalnact2 gene encoding chondroitin sulfate N-acetylgalactosaminyltransferase 2, with the protein MARRGWPLQGRLRWLFLGTFLLLVFLLFAYLLECTPPADSGLALTGLGSEPYGKDYYQAVLQEQEERHLNRAASLKRQIAQLKQELQDMSEKLKALQEKRDLEARPDGRDPDPGDLLEYLHAQIDKAEVNAGARLPSEYALVPFESFTSTKVYQLEMGLTRHPEEKPVRKDRRDELTEAVEAGLDVINNPAEGEGQDEDGMTVQKPVYTEGDFIEGLYRTERDKGTLYELFFGKEGSTDFQRVTLFRPFGPLMKVASTSVDTAATIINIIVPLSGRTETFQQFLVNFRDVCIDQDRLVHLTVVYFGKEGLAEVKSSLEKMFIKESFSNYTLIPVNEEFSRGRGLDIGAHAWKKGDVLMFFCDVDIYFTPEFLNTCRLNTAPNKRVFYPVVFSLYNPAIVYGNLELAPPIEQQLIHKKDAGFWRDFGFGMTCQYRSDFLNIGGFDLEVKGWGVEDVHLYRKYLRSDLIVIRTPVSGLFHLWHEKQCADELTPEQYRMCIQSKAMNEASHSHLGMLVFRHEIESHLRKQAYKTKSKAED; encoded by the exons ATGGCCAGACGGGGGTGGCCGCTCCAGGGCCGGCTGCGCTGGCTCTTCCTGGGGACCTTCCTGCTGCTGGTCTTCCTGCTTTTCGCCTACCTGCTGGAGTGCACCCCTCCGGCTGACTCGGGCCTGGCCCTCACGGGGCTGGGGAGCGAGCCGTACGGCAAGGACTACTACCAGGCCGtcctgcaggagcaggaggagcgaCACCTGAACCGAGCCGCCAGCCTGAAGCGGCAGATCGCCCAGCTCAAGCAGGAGCTCCAGGACATGAGCGAGAAGCTGAAGGCCCTGCAGGAGAAGCGGGACCTGGAGGCCCGCCCGGACGGCCGGGACCCCGACCCCGGCGACCTGCTGGAGTACCTGCACGCGCAGATCGACAAGGCCGAGGTGAACGCCGGGGCGCGGCTGCCCAGCGAGTACGCCCTGGTGCCCTTCGAGAGCTTCACCAGCACCAAGGTGTACCAGCTGGAGATGGGCCTGACCCGGCACCCGGAGGAGAAGCCCGTGCGGAAGGACCGCCGGGACGAGCTGACCGAGGCCGTCGAGGCCGGGCTGGACGTCATCAACAACCCCGCCGAGGGCGAGGGCCAGGACGAGGACGGCATGACCGTGCAGAAGCCCGTCTACACAGAGGGAGACTTCATCGAAG GACTTTACAGGACAGAGCGGGACAAAGGCACTCTGTACGAGCTGTTTTTCGGGAAGGAGGGCTCCACGGACTTCCAGCGCGTCACCCTCTTCCGGCCCTTCGGCCCGCTGATGAAAGTGGCCAGCACCTCGGTGGACACGGCCGCCACCATCATTAACATCATCGTGCCCCTCTCCGGAAGAACGGAGACCTTCCAGCAGTTTCTCGTCAACTTTAG GGATGTGTGCATAGACCAGGACAGACTGGTGCATCTCACTGTGGTCTACTTTGGCAAGGAAGGCTTGGCGGAGGTTAAGTCTTCACTGGAGAAAATGTTCAT TAAGGAGAGTTTCTCCAACTACACCCTGATCCCGGTGAATGAGGAGTTTTcccgggggaggggcctggaTATCGGGGCGCATGCCTGGAAGAAGGGGGACGTGCTCATGTTCTTCTGCGACGTTGACATCTACTTCACACCCGAGTTTCTCAACACCTGCCGCCTGAACACGGCTCCCA ATAAGAGGGTGTTTTACCCTGTAGTGTTTAGTCTGTATAATCCGGCCATCGTTTATGGAAACTTGGAACTCGCTCCTCCCATTGAGCAACAACTG ATTCACAAAAAAGATGCTGGTTTCTGGAGAGATTTTGGCTTTGGAATGACATGCCAATATCGCTCTGACTTTCTCAACATTG GAGGCTTTGACCTGGAAGTGAAAGGCTGGGGTGTGGAGGACGTTCACCTGTACAGGAAGTACCTTCGGAGCGACCTGATCGTGATCCGCACGCCCGTGTCGGGCCTGTTCCACCTGTGGCACGAGAAGCAGTGCGCGGACGAGCTGACGCCGGAGCAGTACCGCATGTGCATCCAGTCCAAGGCCATGAACGAGGCCTCGCATTCGCACCTGGGCATGCTCGTGTTCCGCCACGAGATCGAGAGCCACCTCCGCAAGCAGGCCTACAAGACCAAGAGCAAGGCTGAGGACTGA
- the sec23ip gene encoding SEC23-interacting protein encodes MAEKKNNSSSSTNLLFSTAPQLNFNLPFIPVSQACGPAVLSGDDSADVGEEDSFLGQSSGVAPQPSTLNYFSSPANSNDPFASIGARPAPPVSQFSPAVTVPACAPSVPNAAPLASVPQSAPVSQFLNSQQSPPASQFLNAQQCPPVSQFGTAVFQSAPPGCTPPLSAASAQTPPPQGYNPYRHTPVSSRANPYLAPPELQQHHVPLQHAAFPPQAPPSAAPAFSQPGMPPLTQGPPSIAGPLVPAPPTIPYTYAVYEPVQPHWFFCRHVESKNIWLPFSVLDSVQLEETFNSVQPDPESVVVRTDGGRYDVQLYDRLRSAVFWEEEPSEVRRCTWFYKGDTDSRFIPYSEEFSDKLEGEYKKAVFTNQWHRRLEFPTGETIVMHNPKVIVQFQPSAVPDEWGTTQDGQTRPRVVKRGIDDDHDEIPDGELPQADHLVFMVHGIGPVCDLRFRTMVECVDDFRSVSLKLLQSHFHKAQEEQLVSRVEFLPVQWHTALHGDATGVDRRIKKITLPSTGRLRHFTNETLLDVLFYNSPTYCQTIMDKVALEINRLHALFMERNPEFTGGISVAGHSLGSLILFDLLSNQKTAFPSHVPAPSEQKPVEEKQAASSVSQTNGTAGQPVVEEAAGEEEEEFPNLTAVLEHLSLTDYLSTLEKEQIDMESLLMCTVDDLKEMGIPLGPRKKIAKFVKERASKQEKAAQRALVAPPAPQAPLTQSEPTPPPSSSQSEPTPKILSVSGAVSSVHVDYNYFEVGTGQVSVVYHTLDFHPVNFFALGSPIGMFLTVRGLERIEETYQLPTCRGFFNIYHPLDPVAYRIEPLIVPDLELKPVLIPHHKGRKRLHLELKESLTRMGSDLKQGFLSSLKTAWQTLNDFARAHTSSPQLQAELEKVANQIKEEEEKQEVAVDKLVESPDSSKEEDPLVKIGMLNGGRRIDYVLQEKPIESFNEYLFALQSHLCYWESEDTALLILKEIYKTMGIYPEQTH; translated from the exons atggcagagaaaaaaaataattcgaGTTCGAGTACAAATTTACTTTTCTCTACGGCACCACAGTTAAATTTCAATTTACCTTTCATTCCTGTCAGTCAAGCTTGTGGTCCTGCGGTATTATCAGGAG ATGATTCCGCAGATGTTGGAGAAGAAGACAGTTTTCTCGGCCAGAGTTCCGGAGTTGCGCCACAGCCGTCTACCCTGAACTACTTCTCCAGCCCGGCCAATAGCAACGACCCGTTTGCTTCCATCGGGGCTCGGCCCGCCCCTCCCGTGTCTCAGTTCAGCCCTGCGGTCACGGTGCCGGCGTGCGCCCCTTCCGTGCCAAACGCCGCCCCCCTCGCCTCTGTCCCCCAGAGCGCCCCGGTCTCCCAGTTTCTCAACTCACAGCAGAGCCCCCCGGCCTCCCAGTTCCTGAATGCGCAACAGTGCCCCCCTGTGTCCCAGTTTGGCACTGCGGTTTTTCAGAGCGCGCCACCGGGCTGCACTCCTCCCCTGAGCGCCGCGTCCGCTCAGACCCCGCCGCCTCAGGGGTACAACCCTTACCGCCACACCCCCGTGAGCAGCCGGGCGAACCCCTACCTGGCCCCCCccgaactgcagcagcaccatgTCCCGCTGCAGCACGCGGCTttccccccccaggccccccccagTGCTGCACCCGCCTTCTCACAGCCCGGGATGccccctctcacacag GGTCCTCCCAGCATTGCAGGTCCCCTGGtcccagccccacccaccatTCCTTATACCTATGCGGTGTATGAGCCAGTCCAGCCTCACTGGTTTTTCTGCAGACACGTGGAGTCCAAGAACATCTGGCTGCCGTTCAGCGTCCTGGACTCCGTTCAGCTGGAGGAGACGTTTAACTCTG TCCAGCCGGATCCGGAGAGCGTGGTGGTGCGCACAGACGGGGGGCGCTACGACGTGCAGCTGTACGACCGCCTGCGCAGCGCCGTCTTCTGGGAGGAGGAGCCCTCCGAGGTGCGCCGCTGCACCTGGTTCTACAAGGGAGACACCGACAGCCGCTTCATCCCCTACTCGGAGGAGTTCAGCGACAAGCTGGAG GGTGAATATAAGAAAGCCGTGTTCACAAATCAGTGGCACCGACGACTGGAGTTTCCTACGGGGGAAACGATTGTAATGCACAATCCCAAG gtgatcGTGCAGTTCCAGCCCTCCGCTGTGCCGGACGAATGGGGCACCACGCAGGACGGCCAGACCAGGCCCCGCGTCGTCAAGAGGGGGATCGACGACGACCACGATGAAATTCCCGACG GTGAGCTCCCTCAGGCGGATCACCTGGTGTTTATGGTGCACGGCATCGGCCCGGTCTGTGATCTCAGGTTCAGGACGATGGTGGAGTGCG tgGATGACTTCAGGAGTGTTTCTCTGAAGCTGCTGCAGAGTCATTTCCACAAAgcgcaggaggagcagctggtcAGCCGTGTGGAGTTTCTGCCTGTTCAGTGGCACACGGCTCTCCATGGCGACGCCACCGGAGTGgacag GCGGATTAAGAAGATAACCCTGCCCAGTACGGGCCGCCTGCGCCACTTCACCAACGAGACGCTCCTGGACGTGCTCTTCTACAACAGCCCCACCTACTGCCAGACCATCATGGACAAAGTGGCCCTGGAGATCAACCGCCTGCACGCCCTGTTCATGGAGAGGAACCCGGAATTCACCGGGGGAATCTCTGTGGCAGGCCACAGCTtag GCTCTCTCATCCTGTTTGATCTGCTGTCCAATCAGAAGACTGCCTTCCCATCACATGTCCCTGCACCCTCTGAGCAGAAGCCTGTGGAGGAGAAACAG GCTGCGAGCTCAGTCTCGCAGACAAACGGCACAGCGGGCCAGCCGGTGGTGGAGGAAGCCgctggggaggaagaggaggagtttCCAAACCTGACCGCCGTTCTGGAGCACCTCAGCCTCACCGACTACCTCAGCACTTTGGAGAAAGAGCAGATCGACATGGAGTCTCTG ctcATGTGCACAGTGGATGATCTGAAAGAGATGGGCATCCCACTCGGGCCAAGGAAAAAGATTGCCAAATTTGTGAAGGAACGGGCCAGCAAACAG GAGAAGGCAGCACAGAGAGCACTTGTTGCTCCGCCTGCTCCACAGGCCCCCCTCACCCAATCAGAGCCAACCCCACCACCctcttccagccaatcagagcccactCCAAAGATCCTCTCAGTCAGTGGAGCGGTCTCTTCCGTGCATGTCGACTACAACTACTTTGAAGTTGGCACAGGACAG GTCTCTGTGGTCTACCACACTCTGGACTTCCATCCGGTCAACTTCTTTGCTCTGGGCTCCCCCATTGGCATGTTCCTGACCGTTCGAGGATTGGAGAGAATCGAGGAGACCTACCAGCTGCCCACCTGCAGGGGTTTCTTCAACATCTACCACCCG TTGGACCCGGTGGCCTACAGAATCGAGCCCTTGATTGTTCCTGACCTGGAGCTGAAGCCTGTGCTCATCCCCCATCACAAAGGCAGGAAGAGGTTGCACCTGG AGCTGAAGGAGAGCCTGACTCGGATGGGCTCGGACCTGAAGCAGGGCTTCCTCAGCTCTCTGAAAACAGCCTGGCAGACGCTCAATGACTTCGCCCGTGCCCACACCTCCTCCCCACAGCTGCAGGCGGAGCTCGAGAAGGTGGCCAATCAGatcaaggaggaggaggagaagcaggaagTCG ccGTAGACAAGCTGGTGGAAAGCCCGGACTCCTCCAAGGAGGAGGACCCGCTGGTGAAGATCGGCATGCTGAACGGCGGAAGGCGCATCGACTACGTCCTGCAGGAGAAGCCCATCGAGAGCTTCAACGAGTACCTGTTCGCCCTCCAGAGCCACCTCTGCTACTG GGAGTCTGAAGACACAGCACTTTTGATTCTGAAGGAAATCTACAAAACCATGGGAATATATCCTGAACAAACCCATTGA